AATCTTTTCTTTCCATTTCCTCCAAATAAGCGCGTCGACTGAGTATCGCTTGTTTTTGTGATTTATTCAAGCGGACTAATTTAAATTGAACTTCCTGGCCGACTTTCACTACTTCTTCAGGGGCTTTAATTCGTTTTATATCTAATTGAGATAAACGACATACTCCTTCAACGCCATACTCCAACTCTACGAAAGCACCAAAATTGGTAATGGAAACGATTTTACCTAGAACAATGCTTCCAATTTGATATTTTCGGATAAAACTTAGCCATGGATCAGCAGTGATCTGCTTGATTCCAAGCCCGATTTTCCGCTCTTTTTCGTCTATGCGGAGAATTCGCGCTTCAATAATTTCACCAACTTTAACCATTTCAGATGGATGTTTAATCGGTTTAGTCCAAGAAAAATCAGAGATGTGAATTAATCCTTCAACTCCTTCTGTAATTTTGACAAAAGCACCATAATCGGTTATTGCGGTTACTTCAACTTTAACAATTGTACCTACTGGATACTTTTTGATAGCTTCATCCCAAGGACTGGGGAGTAACTGTTTAATTCCGAGTGCAATTCGTCGATTTGCTACATCAATATTTAAAATTTTAACTTTAATTTCATCGCCGATTTTAACCACTTCTGATGGATGGTTAATACGTGTCGTCCAAGACATTTCTGATATGTGTACCATACCCTCAATGGTTTCATCTAATCTGACAAAAGCACCGTAATCAGTGATTGCAACCACTTTTCCAGTAACAACACTATTGACTGGATATTTTGTTTCAACCGTTGTCCATGGGTCGGGGTATTTCTGTTTGAGACCAAGAGCAACTCGTTCAGATTCCATATCTTTTTTTAGCACGAT
This genomic interval from bacterium contains the following:
- a CDS encoding S1 RNA-binding domain-containing protein; translation: GKVKAITPYGAFIDLGGLDGLLHISDMSWAPIKAPNEVVHIGQELEVIVLKKDMESERVALGLKQKYPDPWTTVETKYPVNSVVTGKVVAITDYGAFVRLDETIEGMVHISEMSWTTRINHPSEVVKIGDEIKVKILNIDVANRRIALGIKQLLPSPWDEAIKKYPVGTIVKVEVTAITDYGAFVKITEGVEGLIHISDFSWTKPIKHPSEMVKVGEIIEARILRIDEKERKIGLGIKQITADPWLSFIRKYQIGSIVLGKIVSITNFGAFVELEYGVEGVCRLSQLDIKRIKAPEEVVKVGQEVQFKLVRLNKSQKQAILSRRAYLEEMERKDFELYIAQEPEIKTNLGELINQQKNNTIK